The following are encoded together in the Triticum dicoccoides isolate Atlit2015 ecotype Zavitan chromosome 6B, WEW_v2.0, whole genome shotgun sequence genome:
- the LOC119324230 gene encoding phosphopantothenate--cysteine ligase 1-like, producing MVGAEDPETFFETAPPLRDADAVRTKLQEFIARNSIISAGGVDRRPIVCVTSGGTTVPLEQRCVRYIDNFSSGHRGAASTEYFLKAGYAVIFLHRRGSCQPYCRFLPDDSFLKFLDVNEESKVQVAESHQTAVKESIWDYCKAMEGGSLLKLQFTTIFEYLQLLRMVATSVSTVRQRGMFYLAAAVSDFYVPWDSMAKHKIQSAGGPLEMRLSQVPKMLAVLRDQWAPLAFCVSFKLETNSDILVQKADMALNKYKMNIVVANLLATYKEQVIIVTNGARNTVRRRNSDEDLEEQIIKLLAQKHSKYICGSQMDATRVQTEL from the exons ATGGTTGGGGCGGAGGACCCAGAAACCTTCTTCGAGACCGCGCCGCCGCTGCGCGACGCCGACGCCGTCCGCACAAAGCTGCAAGAGTTCATCGCCCGCAACTCCATCATCTCAG CGGGCGGGGTCGACAGGCGGCCTATCGTGTGCGTCACGTCGGGCGGGACGACGGTGCCGCTGGAGCAGCGGTGCGTCCGGTACATCGACAACTtcagctccggccaccgcggcgccGCCTCCACCGA GTATTTCTTGAAGGCTGGTTATGCTGTTATCTTTCTCCACCGACG AGGGAGTTGTCAGCCTTACTGTAGGTTCCTGCCTGATGATTCATTCCTCAAGTTCTTAGACGTCAATGAAGAATCAAAAGTTCAAG TGGCCGAGTCCCATCAGACAGCCGTAAAGGAATCAATTTGGGACTATTGCAAG GCTATGGAAGGTGGCTCTCTGCTGAAACTCCAATTCACCACAATATTTGAATATCTTCAG ttactgaggatggtggctaCATCTGTGAGCACAGTCAGGCAACGCGGGATGTTCTATCTTGCTGCAGCAGTCTCAGACTTTTATGTTCCTTGGGATAGCATG GCAAAACATAAGATTCAGTCAGCTGGAGGCCCTCTAGAGATGAGGCTCAGTCAGGTTCCAAAAATGCTTGCTGTATTGCGGGACCAATGGGCTCCCTTGGCATTTTGTGTATCTTTCAAG CTGGAGACAAATTCAGATATTCTTGTCCAGAAAGCAGATATGGCTCTGAACAAGTACAAGATGAACATTGTTGTGGCCAATTTGCTTGCAACATACAAAGAGCAAGTCATTATTGTCACAAACGGAGCAAGGAATACTGTCCGAAGGCGCAACAGTGATGAAGATTTGGAAGAGCAGATAATCAAACTCCTAGCACAGAAGCACTCAAAGTATATTTGTGGATCACAGATGGATGCAACCAGGGTCCAGACTGAATTATGA